The following are encoded together in the Gammaproteobacteria bacterium genome:
- a CDS encoding Re/Si-specific NAD(P)(+) transhydrogenase subunit alpha gives MRIAIPAEIHRGEKRVATSPEVVRKLIAAGFEVTVETGAGAGANFSDDVFLGVGAAIADDAESAWAAGDLVLKVRPPEYNEALGRHETQLMSEGACLISFIWPAQNEDLLKHLTAKKATALAMDSIPRISRAQKLDALSSMANIAGYRAVIEASHHFGRFFAGQITAAGKVDPAKVLVIGAGVAGLAAIGTAKSLGAIVRAFDTRPEVKDQIQSMDAEFLELDFEEDGSGTGGYAKVMSKEFIEAEMELFAEQAREVDIIITTALIPGKPAPKLITNAMVLSMADGSVIVDLAAEQGGNCEETVPGKVVTRYGVHIIGYTDLTSRLATQASQLYATNIYNLIMEMCPEKDGNIAVDMEDDVIRGATVVNQGEITWPPPAIAVSAERKPSFGGQAFKPEEQAGGDKAPEVAIKALEISRFVRSVWFPMILGGLALFGLGQVAPPSFMAHFTVFVLSCFIGYMVIWNVSPSLHTPLMSVTNAISSIIILGALTQISSNDSLIYVLAGIAVFITCINIVGGFSVTQRMLQMFRG, from the coding sequence ATGAGGATCGCAATACCTGCAGAAATCCATCGCGGTGAAAAGCGTGTTGCCACCTCACCCGAGGTGGTTCGAAAGCTGATTGCGGCTGGATTCGAAGTCACGGTCGAAACAGGCGCGGGCGCGGGCGCAAATTTTAGCGACGACGTCTTTCTCGGAGTGGGTGCCGCAATTGCAGATGACGCCGAATCGGCCTGGGCTGCGGGTGACCTGGTCCTCAAGGTCCGACCGCCGGAATATAATGAGGCACTTGGCCGTCACGAAACTCAACTGATGTCCGAGGGCGCCTGCCTGATCAGTTTTATCTGGCCCGCACAAAACGAAGACCTGCTAAAGCATCTTACTGCCAAGAAGGCGACAGCGCTCGCGATGGACAGCATCCCGCGTATCTCGCGGGCACAAAAACTCGACGCGTTAAGTTCGATGGCGAATATTGCCGGTTACCGTGCCGTGATCGAGGCTTCGCATCATTTTGGCCGTTTTTTTGCCGGCCAGATTACCGCCGCCGGTAAAGTTGATCCTGCCAAAGTGCTCGTAATCGGGGCAGGCGTAGCAGGGCTTGCCGCGATCGGCACCGCCAAATCCCTGGGCGCGATCGTGCGCGCCTTCGATACCCGTCCCGAGGTCAAGGACCAGATCCAGAGCATGGATGCCGAGTTTCTCGAACTCGATTTTGAAGAGGATGGTTCGGGCACAGGTGGCTATGCCAAGGTTATGAGCAAGGAGTTCATCGAAGCCGAAATGGAGTTGTTTGCCGAGCAGGCGCGCGAGGTCGATATCATCATCACAACCGCGTTGATCCCGGGCAAACCGGCTCCCAAGCTGATCACCAATGCGATGGTGTTAAGCATGGCGGACGGAAGCGTTATTGTCGACCTCGCGGCCGAGCAAGGTGGCAACTGTGAGGAAACCGTGCCCGGCAAGGTAGTAACTCGATACGGAGTACATATCATCGGTTATACCGATCTGACCAGTCGACTGGCGACCCAGGCAAGTCAACTCTACGCGACCAATATCTATAACCTGATCATGGAGATGTGTCCGGAGAAGGACGGCAACATCGCCGTCGATATGGAAGACGATGTTATTCGCGGCGCTACCGTCGTCAACCAGGGCGAAATCACGTGGCCACCGCCGGCGATTGCGGTTAGTGCGGAACGCAAGCCAAGCTTTGGTGGCCAGGCGTTCAAACCCGAAGAACAGGCTGGCGGGGACAAGGCCCCGGAGGTCGCCATTAAAGCGCTGGAAATCTCCCGTTTCGTCCGCAGTGTCTGGTTCCCGATGATATTGGGTGGCCTGGCATTATTCGGCCTTGGCCAGGTGGCTCCGCCGTCTTTCATGGCGCATTTCACCGTGTTTGTATTGTCGTGTTTCATTGGTTACATGGTGATCTGGAACGTCAGCCCCAGTTTGCATACACCGCTGATGAGTGTCACCAACGCGATCAGCAGTATCATCATACTGGGTGCGTTGACGCAGATATCGAGCAACGACAGTCTGATTTATGTACTGGCCGGAATTGCGGTGTTTATTACCTGCATCAATATCGTGGGTGGATTTTCCGTAACGCAGCGCATGCTGCAGATGTTCCGGGGATAA
- a CDS encoding NAD(P)(+) transhydrogenase (Re/Si-specific) subunit beta, with protein sequence MSPSLITVSYLASAVLFILALGGLSTNDTARRGNLFGMIGMAIAVLVTVIAFVNRNFEILLVLMVAGGAIGFVLSRRVQMTQMPELVAILHSLVGLAAVLIGFATFLDPAIEYVGVEKTIHEIEIYIGICIGALTFTGSVIAYGKLSGMIGGAPMMLPARHWLNLALFIAVVVIAVRFVGEPDHSQAMLLLLAMTVIALLFGVHMVAAIGGADMPVVISMLNSYSGWAAAATGFMLSNDLLIVTGALVGSSGAILSYIMCRAMNRHFVSVIAGGFGTSGGSSTGPSFEGEVQTIDIPAMAELLNGAKQVMVIPGYGMATAQAQHAVADITRTLINKGIKVRFGIHPVAGRMPGHMNVLLAEAKVPYDIVFEMDEINDDFPDIDVSIVVGANDTVNPLAQEDVDSPISGMPVLEVWKGHTTVVLKRGMAAGYAGVDNPLFVKDNTRMLFGDARASLEALSQAL encoded by the coding sequence ATGTCTCCCAGCCTGATTACGGTCTCCTATCTCGCCTCCGCGGTGCTGTTCATCCTGGCACTGGGAGGACTGAGTACCAACGATACCGCCCGCCGTGGCAACCTGTTCGGCATGATCGGCATGGCCATCGCGGTGCTGGTCACGGTTATCGCTTTCGTCAACCGAAACTTCGAAATACTGTTGGTGCTGATGGTGGCCGGTGGGGCAATCGGTTTCGTGCTGTCGCGCCGGGTTCAGATGACGCAAATGCCGGAACTGGTGGCCATATTGCACAGCCTGGTAGGCCTGGCCGCGGTTTTGATCGGCTTTGCCACCTTCCTGGATCCCGCGATCGAATACGTCGGGGTCGAGAAAACCATCCACGAAATTGAAATCTATATCGGGATCTGTATCGGTGCGCTGACCTTTACCGGTTCGGTCATCGCCTACGGCAAGCTTAGCGGCATGATCGGTGGTGCGCCGATGATGTTACCAGCCCGTCACTGGCTAAACCTGGCACTGTTCATCGCCGTGGTGGTGATAGCGGTGCGCTTCGTCGGTGAACCCGATCATAGCCAGGCCATGCTGTTACTGCTCGCGATGACCGTTATTGCGTTATTGTTTGGTGTTCACATGGTGGCGGCAATCGGGGGTGCCGATATGCCAGTTGTCATCTCGATGTTGAACAGCTATTCCGGTTGGGCTGCTGCCGCCACCGGTTTCATGCTGTCGAATGATTTGCTGATCGTGACCGGTGCCCTGGTGGGCAGCAGTGGCGCGATCTTGAGCTACATCATGTGCCGTGCGATGAATCGTCATTTCGTCAGCGTCATCGCCGGTGGTTTCGGTACCTCGGGGGGTTCATCTACTGGTCCCAGTTTCGAGGGCGAAGTGCAGACCATCGATATCCCGGCAATGGCAGAGCTTCTCAATGGTGCCAAACAGGTCATGGTCATTCCCGGTTACGGGATGGCCACGGCACAGGCGCAGCACGCGGTTGCCGACATCACCAGGACTCTAATCAACAAGGGGATCAAGGTTCGCTTTGGCATCCACCCGGTAGCAGGGCGCATGCCCGGTCACATGAACGTGCTGTTGGCCGAGGCGAAGGTGCCGTACGATATCGTGTTTGAAATGGACGAGATCAATGACGATTTTCCCGACATCGACGTCTCGATCGTGGTTGGTGCCAACGATACGGTTAATCCGCTGGCCCAGGAAGACGTCGACAGCCCGATCTCGGGTATGCCGGTGCTCGAGGTCTGGAAAGGTCACACTACCGTGGTGCTCAAGCGCGGCATGGCGGCCGGCTATGCCGGGGTCGATAATCCGCTGTTCGTCAAGGACAACACACGCATGCTGTTCGGCGATGCGCGCGCAAGTCTCGAGGCGCTCTCCCAGGCGCTCTAA
- a CDS encoding AAA family ATPase, with protein sequence MTTVLDKNGIERLLQSSTPVLILETHEERRAITLLKNIAISMGIPVSTWSVASGMQRMDFNLETGRDLKKPDEALAYMKSTGFDSIYILLDFHPFLKDPLHVRQLKELAMSFDKGRSKIVLVSHEIEIPDEFRKLSIGFELDTPDETELTEIIREEAINYTNSNQGKQVQFNEKALELLMRNVKGLSFADARRLIHAAIADDGAITETDIPEMMRSKYRLLNLDGVLSCEAETSSFAELAGMNKLKQWLMQREKFFHQSVKMPGMDSPSGILLLGVQGCGKSVAAKAVAGVWNIPLLRLDIGRLYNKYYGETERNIRKALQTAEVMAPCVLWIDELEKGIATNDNDDGTSQRLLGTMLTWMAENTHPVFIVATSNNIDQLPPELIRKGRLDEIFFVDLPTPEIRREILKIHLDKRNLDKSKLDIDALAQLTDGFSGAEIEQLVVSAVYATGSGTLDNANLVAEIERTRPLSVVMAEKLAALRHWASERTVSVD encoded by the coding sequence ATGACAACTGTTTTGGATAAGAACGGGATCGAGCGCTTGCTCCAGTCAAGTACTCCGGTGCTGATCCTCGAAACCCACGAGGAGCGTCGCGCGATTACCCTGCTTAAAAATATTGCGATATCGATGGGCATACCGGTCTCTACCTGGTCGGTCGCGAGCGGCATGCAGCGTATGGATTTCAATCTCGAAACAGGGCGCGATCTCAAGAAGCCAGACGAGGCGCTGGCCTATATGAAGTCGACCGGATTCGACAGCATTTATATTCTGCTCGACTTCCACCCCTTCCTGAAGGATCCACTGCATGTGCGCCAGCTGAAGGAATTGGCGATGTCGTTCGACAAGGGACGCAGCAAGATTGTGCTGGTCAGCCATGAAATTGAAATACCGGACGAGTTCAGAAAACTTTCCATCGGCTTCGAACTCGACACTCCGGACGAGACCGAACTAACGGAGATAATCCGCGAGGAAGCGATTAATTACACCAACAGCAACCAGGGGAAACAGGTTCAGTTCAACGAAAAGGCACTTGAATTGCTGATGCGCAACGTCAAGGGACTATCGTTTGCCGACGCACGCCGCCTGATTCACGCGGCGATCGCCGACGACGGCGCCATCACGGAAACCGATATCCCCGAGATGATGCGCTCCAAGTACCGCTTGCTCAATCTCGATGGAGTACTGTCCTGTGAAGCCGAAACCAGCAGCTTCGCCGAACTTGCCGGCATGAATAAACTGAAGCAATGGTTGATGCAGCGGGAAAAGTTTTTCCACCAGTCGGTAAAAATGCCCGGCATGGACAGCCCCAGCGGAATCTTGCTGCTCGGTGTGCAGGGATGCGGTAAAAGTGTCGCCGCGAAAGCAGTCGCCGGTGTCTGGAATATACCGTTGTTACGTCTCGATATCGGTCGTTTGTATAACAAGTACTATGGCGAGACCGAGCGTAACATCCGCAAGGCCCTGCAAACCGCGGAGGTCATGGCCCCGTGCGTGCTGTGGATCGACGAACTGGAAAAGGGCATCGCGACCAACGATAACGACGACGGTACCTCGCAACGCCTGCTGGGGACAATGTTGACCTGGATGGCGGAGAATACGCACCCGGTCTTTATCGTTGCGACCTCGAACAATATCGACCAGTTACCGCCCGAGTTGATCCGCAAGGGCCGGCTTGACGAAATATTTTTTGTCGACCTGCCCACGCCCGAGATCCGCCGGGAAATTCTCAAGATACATCTCGACAAGCGCAACCTGGACAAATCGAAACTGGATATCGACGCACTGGCACAACTCACCGATGGTTTTTCCGGTGCCGAGATCGAGCAGCTGGTAGTGTCCGCGGTCTATGCCACCGGCAGCGGTACGCTCGATAACGCGAACCTGGTCGCAGAAATTGAACGCACCCGGCCACTGTCGGTCGTTATGGCGGAAAAACTGGCCGCGTTACGCCATTGGGCGAGCGAGCGCACCGTTTCGGTTGATTGA
- a CDS encoding cupin domain-containing protein: MLNMQFEQAVVVDTNEMEWESSPMTGVWRKPLAREAAEHGHTTSVVRYDAGSRFSAHPHPLGEEIFVLEGVFSDEHGDYPAGTYLRNPPGSKHSPRSEPGCVLLVKLDQFDPADDTTLRIDTNSTAWMPGESRLEIMPLHDYEQESVFLIKWPASTRLRTHRHYGGEEVFVLSGAVFDEYGRYPAGTWIRNPHNSEHCPYVEEETVIWIKTGHLLP; encoded by the coding sequence ATGTTGAATATGCAATTTGAGCAAGCCGTCGTCGTCGATACCAACGAGATGGAATGGGAGTCTAGCCCGATGACCGGGGTGTGGCGCAAACCACTCGCGCGCGAGGCCGCGGAGCACGGACATACCACCAGTGTAGTGCGCTACGATGCCGGTTCCCGTTTTTCGGCGCACCCGCATCCGCTGGGCGAAGAAATCTTTGTGCTCGAAGGCGTATTTTCAGACGAGCACGGCGATTACCCGGCGGGCACTTATCTGCGTAATCCACCGGGTTCGAAACATTCGCCCCGCAGTGAGCCTGGCTGCGTGCTGCTGGTCAAGCTCGACCAGTTTGATCCTGCGGATGACACCACGCTGCGTATCGATACCAACAGCACCGCCTGGATGCCAGGTGAATCAAGGCTCGAGATCATGCCGCTACACGATTATGAACAGGAATCAGTGTTCCTGATCAAGTGGCCGGCCAGCACGCGCCTGCGTACCCACCGCCATTATGGCGGGGAAGAAGTCTTCGTACTCTCCGGGGCCGTGTTTGACGAGTATGGTCGCTATCCCGCTGGAACCTGGATACGCAACCCACACAATAGCGAGCATTGTCCCTACGTTGAGGAAGAGACGGTAATCTGGATCAAGACCGGTCATCTGCTTCCTTAA
- a CDS encoding MoxR family ATPase produces the protein MSQQEIINLRQAVSAKIIGQRGLIERLLIAILADGHLLVEGAPGLAKTRAIKVLGDGIEGDFHRVQFTPDLLPADLTGTEIYRPQDGSFNFQRGPLFHNLILADEINRAPAKVQSALLEAMAERQITVGTETYPLPRIFLVMATQNPLEQEGTYPLPEAQLDRFLMHVRVGYPSGEDEKAILALTRSEARSQAANEPPPGAMISQQSLLEARDAVLDIHLDSSLEDYIVEIVLATRSAERYGDELAGWIQHGASPRATMALDRCARAYAWLNNRDYVVPEDIQLIAPDVLRHRIILSFEAEAEGKTADSCIDAVLARVAVP, from the coding sequence TTGTCACAGCAGGAAATTATCAATTTAAGGCAGGCCGTGAGCGCCAAGATCATTGGTCAGCGGGGGCTCATCGAACGCCTGCTGATCGCGATACTTGCCGATGGTCATTTACTGGTCGAAGGTGCGCCCGGACTGGCCAAGACTCGCGCGATCAAGGTTCTCGGCGACGGGATCGAAGGCGATTTTCACCGCGTCCAGTTCACGCCCGACCTGCTGCCGGCCGACCTGACCGGTACCGAGATCTACCGGCCGCAGGATGGCAGTTTCAATTTCCAGCGTGGCCCGTTGTTTCACAACCTGATTCTTGCCGATGAAATCAATCGTGCGCCCGCCAAGGTACAGTCGGCATTACTCGAAGCCATGGCCGAACGCCAGATTACCGTCGGCACCGAGACTTACCCGTTACCCCGGATCTTCCTGGTCATGGCCACGCAAAACCCACTCGAGCAGGAGGGTACTTACCCGTTGCCCGAGGCGCAGCTCGATCGTTTCCTGATGCACGTACGTGTCGGCTACCCTTCCGGGGAGGATGAAAAGGCGATCCTGGCCCTGACCCGCAGCGAGGCACGTTCGCAGGCGGCTAACGAACCGCCGCCGGGCGCGATGATCAGCCAGCAAAGTCTGCTCGAGGCGCGCGATGCCGTGCTCGACATACATCTCGACAGCAGCCTCGAGGATTACATTGTTGAAATTGTGCTGGCGACGCGCAGCGCCGAACGTTATGGCGATGAACTGGCCGGCTGGATTCAGCACGGTGCCAGCCCGCGCGCGACCATGGCGCTGGATCGCTGCGCGCGCGCATATGCCTGGCTTAACAACCGCGACTATGTTGTGCCCGAGGATATCCAGCTGATTGCGCCCGACGTGTTGCGTCACCGAATCATTTTGAGTTTTGAAGCCGAGGCCGAAGGCAAGACTGCCGATAGCTGCATCGATGCCGTGCTGGCCCGGGTTGCCGTGCCCTAG
- a CDS encoding DUF58 domain-containing protein: protein METGDDIARVKLSTLIGLNRDARSLPLISNSVKAQMVGGHLSAFRGRGMEYHESRPYQPGDDIRAIDWRVTARSGRTHTKIYREERERPVLLWLDLSRSMFFGTRNCFKSVLASKLAALLAWSSVQHGDRLGYLVFSEQQHIEFRPTRGKRSALQFIQQLVAHRAWDMADDSEQEHKAGLKALTRLRQVTRPGSLVILFSDFRFLDADCRGQLVELSRHNDVVMIHTHDPFERVLPPPGYYRVTDGNSSIDINTASNEIRERYRERYDQHQQSLESICNELDLYLIDIATDDDMLTELKTGLGLQGR, encoded by the coding sequence GTGGAAACAGGGGATGACATAGCCCGGGTTAAACTGTCGACGCTGATCGGTTTGAATCGTGATGCGCGCAGCCTGCCGTTGATTTCAAACTCGGTCAAAGCGCAGATGGTGGGTGGTCACCTGTCCGCGTTTCGCGGACGCGGCATGGAATACCATGAATCGCGCCCCTATCAACCCGGTGACGATATTCGCGCCATCGACTGGCGCGTCACGGCGCGCAGCGGTCGTACCCACACCAAGATTTATCGCGAAGAGCGCGAACGTCCCGTGCTGCTATGGCTCGACCTGTCGCGCTCGATGTTTTTCGGCACCCGCAACTGTTTTAAATCCGTGCTGGCATCAAAGCTCGCGGCGCTGTTGGCCTGGAGCAGTGTGCAACATGGCGACCGGCTCGGCTACCTGGTGTTTTCCGAACAGCAGCATATCGAGTTCCGTCCGACCCGGGGTAAACGCAGTGCGCTGCAGTTTATCCAGCAACTGGTCGCACACCGCGCCTGGGACATGGCCGATGACAGCGAGCAGGAGCACAAGGCCGGACTCAAGGCACTGACGCGTTTACGCCAGGTTACACGTCCGGGCAGTCTCGTTATCCTGTTCAGTGATTTCCGCTTCCTCGATGCCGATTGCCGTGGTCAGCTGGTCGAACTGTCGCGTCATAACGACGTGGTCATGATACACACCCATGATCCGTTCGAACGTGTACTGCCGCCGCCGGGTTACTACCGCGTCACCGATGGCAATAGCAGCATCGATATCAATACCGCGAGCAATGAAATCCGTGAGCGTTACCGCGAACGATACGACCAGCACCAGCAGTCGCTGGAAAGTATTTGCAACGAGCTGGATCTGTACCTGATCGATATTGCCACCGATGACGATATGCTGACCGAGTTGAAAACCGGCCTGGGGTTACAGGGGCGATGA
- a CDS encoding DUF4381 domain-containing protein, giving the protein MNELELRDIHLPDASLWWPPAPGWWVTLALLVLLAVMIPWLIRRLRQKPVNRLCLQELKTIRQRFAAGQRNNDVVRDTAALLRRTLIAYRGREGFAASTGDAWVNQLQALADDESFSQAQLELLGHRRYQRDSDSDIDNLLQACERWIRALPRREAYVSD; this is encoded by the coding sequence ATGAACGAGCTGGAACTGAGAGACATTCACCTGCCAGATGCCAGTTTATGGTGGCCTCCCGCTCCGGGCTGGTGGGTCACACTGGCGCTGCTGGTGTTGCTGGCAGTGATGATACCCTGGCTGATCCGGCGACTTCGGCAAAAACCGGTTAACCGCCTGTGCCTGCAGGAACTGAAAACGATTCGACAGCGTTTTGCCGCGGGCCAGCGTAACAATGACGTGGTCAGGGATACCGCGGCGCTGCTGCGCCGGACATTGATCGCCTACCGCGGACGCGAGGGATTTGCGGCATCCACGGGCGACGCCTGGGTAAACCAGCTGCAGGCGCTGGCGGACGACGAGAGCTTCAGCCAGGCACAGCTGGAATTACTGGGCCATCGGCGTTATCAGCGTGATAGTGATAGCGACATCGACAACCTGTTACAGGCCTGCGAACGCTGGATTCGCGCACTGCCGCGGAGAGAGGCGTATGTTTCAGATTGA
- a CDS encoding VWA domain-containing protein: MFQIELPLVLMLIPLPLLVYFLLPARSLQQEAALRVPMIEDFQLGGGQVEDANPHRWRQYLSLLAWLLLVFAACRPQWLGESIAIPISGRDLMLAVDLSDSMRTADFKIEGKQVNRLQATKRVASQFIERRRGDRLGLILFGTQAYLQTPLTFDSKTVNRLLQESAIGLAGERTAIGDAIGLAIKRLDLESENSRVLILMTDGANTAGEVTPLKAAQLAARRGLRIYTIGIGADEQIESTWFGLRRVNPSAQLDEKTLRAIADLSGGRYFRARDTDELAKIYDLLDELEPLPGDTQSLRPVRALFVWPLALALILTALLVLPRLWRRW; the protein is encoded by the coding sequence ATGTTTCAGATTGAATTGCCGCTGGTGCTGATGCTAATACCTCTGCCGTTACTGGTTTACTTCCTGCTGCCGGCACGCAGCCTGCAACAGGAGGCAGCGTTGAGGGTGCCGATGATCGAGGATTTTCAGCTCGGTGGTGGGCAGGTGGAGGATGCCAATCCCCACCGCTGGCGCCAGTACTTAAGCCTGCTCGCATGGTTGCTGCTGGTGTTTGCGGCGTGTCGTCCGCAGTGGCTCGGTGAGTCGATCGCGATCCCGATTAGCGGGCGAGACCTGATGTTGGCGGTTGATCTATCTGACAGCATGCGCACTGCGGATTTCAAAATCGAGGGCAAGCAGGTAAATCGACTGCAGGCTACCAAGCGCGTTGCAAGCCAGTTCATCGAGCGTCGCCGCGGGGATCGCCTCGGCCTGATTCTGTTTGGTACCCAGGCTTACCTGCAGACCCCGCTGACCTTCGACAGCAAGACGGTCAATCGACTGCTGCAGGAGTCCGCAATTGGTCTCGCCGGTGAGCGTACCGCGATCGGTGACGCAATCGGGCTTGCGATCAAGCGCCTGGACCTCGAGTCGGAAAATTCGAGGGTCTTGATATTAATGACCGATGGTGCCAATACCGCGGGTGAGGTCACGCCGTTAAAGGCCGCGCAACTGGCCGCACGGCGCGGGCTCAGGATTTATACCATTGGCATCGGTGCCGATGAGCAAATCGAATCCACATGGTTTGGCTTGCGTCGCGTTAATCCATCGGCGCAACTCGATGAAAAGACGCTACGTGCCATCGCAGACTTAAGCGGTGGGCGTTACTTCCGTGCGCGCGATACCGACGAGCTCGCAAAGATCTATGACTTGCTCGACGAGCTCGAGCCTTTGCCAGGTGATACCCAGAGCCTGCGCCCGGTGAGGGCATTGTTTGTATGGCCACTTGCGCTGGCACTGATACTGACGGCGCTACTGGTGCTGCCGCGCCTGTGGAGGCGGTGGTGA
- a CDS encoding VWA domain-containing protein has translation MIEQFHFLRPAWLLLLVPLAMVMWLLVLRRFESGSWRGVIDERLLPFLLSAGGQQRREGMRWIPAAVALMAIIALAGPTWEKLPQPVYYKETALVIALDMSRSMDATDIKPSRLARARHKIADILNLRNEGQTALVVYAADAFAVTPLTSDVDTILAILPDLETGLMPAQGTRADRALALALELFENSGIARGDVLLVSDGLSDLELSRIEALLDGKPGQRVSVLVIGTEEGGPIPLKNGGFLKDREGAIVISSLQENNLRRVAQIGDGVYATLSAGDIDINTLAYMMETSIDEREARLSDRSTDLWRELGPLLVLFTLPFAALVFRRGLIWLFPLCILVGPPDAQALDWQNWWQNDDQRASRLFTQGEHASAAELFDNPDWKASSNYRAGDFASALDGWEQIDGEAAAYNRANALAKLGRFDDALAAYDELLQQNPGHEDARYNKQAIEEWLQQQQPEQQQGEQQGSQQQQQQGDQQQSDQGESQPGETEQLAQAGQAPSESGEQEESRQQAQQQPAPDEAQQQQSEAQEQASDQDAQAAENEMLADLDQQMSEQAAEQWLRKIPDDPGGLLRRKFVYQYRKRGGVDAEAQSW, from the coding sequence GTGATCGAACAGTTTCACTTTTTGCGGCCGGCATGGTTGCTGCTGTTGGTTCCGCTGGCCATGGTGATGTGGTTGCTAGTGCTGCGTCGCTTTGAAAGTGGAAGCTGGCGCGGCGTGATCGATGAACGCCTGCTACCATTCCTGCTCAGTGCCGGTGGTCAGCAACGCCGCGAAGGGATGCGCTGGATTCCTGCCGCTGTCGCGTTGATGGCCATAATCGCGCTCGCCGGCCCGACCTGGGAGAAGCTTCCGCAGCCGGTATATTACAAGGAGACGGCGTTGGTGATCGCACTCGATATGTCGCGCTCGATGGATGCAACCGATATCAAGCCGAGTCGCCTGGCGCGTGCACGACACAAGATTGCTGATATTCTGAACTTGAGAAACGAAGGCCAGACCGCGCTTGTCGTCTATGCCGCAGATGCCTTTGCCGTTACGCCGTTGACCAGCGATGTGGATACGATCCTGGCAATTTTGCCGGATCTCGAAACCGGATTGATGCCGGCGCAGGGTACACGCGCTGATCGTGCGCTCGCGCTGGCCCTGGAGCTGTTCGAGAACAGCGGGATTGCACGCGGTGACGTACTGCTGGTCAGTGATGGGCTCAGCGACCTGGAACTGAGCCGGATCGAAGCCCTGCTGGACGGCAAACCGGGGCAGCGGGTTTCGGTACTCGTGATCGGTACCGAAGAGGGTGGGCCGATACCGTTAAAAAATGGTGGCTTTCTCAAAGATCGCGAGGGCGCGATCGTGATTTCGAGCCTGCAGGAGAATAACTTGCGTCGTGTTGCGCAAATTGGAGATGGTGTTTATGCGACGCTCAGCGCCGGTGATATCGATATCAACACGCTCGCCTACATGATGGAGACATCGATTGACGAGCGCGAGGCTCGTTTGAGCGATCGATCGACCGACCTGTGGCGCGAGCTGGGTCCGCTGCTGGTGCTGTTTACGCTACCGTTTGCCGCGCTCGTGTTTCGTCGCGGATTGATCTGGCTGTTTCCGCTGTGCATACTGGTCGGACCACCCGATGCGCAGGCACTCGACTGGCAGAACTGGTGGCAAAACGATGATCAACGTGCCAGCCGGTTGTTTACGCAGGGCGAACACGCGTCGGCAGCCGAGCTGTTTGATAACCCGGACTGGAAGGCCTCGTCAAACTATCGCGCAGGTGATTTCGCGTCGGCACTGGACGGCTGGGAGCAGATCGACGGCGAAGCCGCCGCTTACAATCGCGCCAACGCACTGGCGAAGCTGGGTCGATTCGACGACGCACTTGCCGCCTATGACGAGCTGCTGCAGCAAAATCCGGGGCATGAAGATGCGCGCTACAACAAGCAGGCAATCGAAGAGTGGCTGCAGCAGCAACAGCCTGAGCAACAACAGGGTGAGCAGCAGGGCAGCCAGCAGCAACAGCAACAGGGAGACCAGCAGCAATCGGACCAGGGTGAATCACAACCAGGCGAGACCGAGCAGTTGGCGCAAGCCGGCCAGGCGCCGTCGGAAAGCGGCGAGCAGGAAGAAAGCCGGCAGCAGGCGCAACAACAACCAGCACCGGATGAAGCGCAGCAGCAACAGTCAGAGGCACAGGAACAGGCGAGTGACCAGGACGCGCAAGCAGCCGAGAATGAAATGCTGGCCGATCTCGATCAACAAATGTCCGAGCAGGCAGCCGAGCAATGGCTGCGTAAAATTCCGGATGACCCGGGCGGTTTACTGCGGCGCAAATTCGTATACCAGTATCGCAAGCGTGGTGGTGTCGATGCGGAGGCACAATCCTGGTGA